The proteins below are encoded in one region of Ursus arctos isolate Adak ecotype North America unplaced genomic scaffold, UrsArc2.0 scaffold_24, whole genome shotgun sequence:
- the TBX2 gene encoding T-box transcription factor TBX2, translating to MREPALAASAMAYHPFHAPRPADFPMSAFLAAAQPSFFPALALPPGALAKPLPDPGLAGAAAAAAAAAAAAEAGLHVSALGPHPPAAHLRSLKSLEPEDEVEDDPKVTLEAKELWDQFHKLGTEMVITKSGRRMFPPFKVRVSGLDKKAKYILLMDIVAADDCRYKFHNSRWMVAGKADPEMPKRMYIHPDSPATGEQWMAKPVAFHKLKLTNNISDKHGFTILNSMHKYQPRFHIVRANDILKLPYSTFRTYVFPETDFIAVTAYQNDKITQLKIDNNPFAKGFRDTGNGRREKRKQLTLPSLRLYEEHCKPERDGAESDASSCDPAPAREPPPSPGSAPSPLRLHRTRAEEKSCAADSDPEPERLSEERAGQALGRSPALDSGSPPRLTEPERARERRSPERGKEPAESGGDGPFGLRSLEKERAEARRKDDGRKEAGEGKEPGLAPLVVQTDSASPLGAGHLPGLAFSGHLHGQQFFGPLGAGQPLFLHPGQFAMGPGAFSAMGMGHLLASVAGGGGSGGGGGPGTATGLDAGGLGPAASAASTAAPFPFHLSQHMLASQGIPMPTFGGLFPYPYTYMAAAAAAASALPATSAAAAAAAAAGSLSRSHFLGSARPRLRFSPYQIPVTIPPSTSLLTTGLVAEGSKAAGSNSREPSPLPELALRKVGAPSRGALSPSGSAKEAASELQSIQRLVSGLESQRALSPGRESPK from the exons ATGAGAGAGCCGGCGCTGGCGGCCAGCGCCATGGCTTACCACCCGTTCCACGCGCCACGGCCGGCCGACTTCCCCATGTCCGCCTTCCTGGCGGCGGCGCAGCCCTCCTTCTTCCCGGCGCTCGCACTGCCGCCCGGCGCGCTGGCCAAGCCGCTGCCCGACCCGGGCCTGGCGGGGGCGGCGGCCGCtgcggccgcggcggcggcggcggccgaggcgGGGCTGCACGTCTCGGCACTCGGCCCGCACCCGCCCGCCGCGCATCTGCGCTCGCTTAAGAGCCTGGAGCCCGAGGACGAGGTCGAGGACGACCCCAAGGTGACGCTGGAGGCCAAGGAGCTGTGGGACCAGTTCCACAAGCTGGGCACCGAGATGGTCATCACCAAGTCTGGGAG GCGGATGTTTCCTCCATTCAAGGTGCGAGTCAGTGGCTTGGACAAGAAGGCCAAGTACATCCTGCTGATGGACATTGTGGCCGCCGATGATTGCCGGTATAAATTCCATAACTCGCGCTGGATGGTGGCGGGCAAGGCCGACCCAGAGATGCCCAAACGCATGTACATCCACCCGGACAGCCCGGCCACGGGAGAGCAGTGGATGGCCAAGCCTGTGGCTTTCCACAAGCTGAAACTGACCAACAACATCTCTGACAAGCATGGCTTC ACCATCCTGAACTCCATGCACAAGTACCAGCCGCGCTTCCACATCGTGAGAGCCAACGACATCCTGAAGCTGCCCTACAGCACCTTCCGCACCTACGTGTTCCCCGAGACCGACTTCATCGCGGTCACTGCCTACCAGAACGACAAG ATCACGCAGCTGAAGATCGACAACAACCCGTTTGCCAAGGGCTTCCGTGACACCGGGAATGGCCGGCGGGAGAAAAG GAAGCAGCTGACGCTGCCGTCCCTGCGCCTGTACGAGGAACACTGCAAGCCGGAGCGCGACGGCGCGGAGTCGGACGCCTCGTCTTGCGACCCTGCCCCCGCACGGGAACCGCCACCCTCCCCGGGGTCAGCGCCTAGTCCCCTGCGCCTGCATCGGACCCGAG CCGAGGAGAAGTCCTGCGCTGCGGACAGCGATCCGGAGCCGGAGAGGCTGAGCGAGGAGCGCGCGGGGCAGGCGCTAGGCCGCAGCCCGGCCCTGGACAGCGGCAGCCCCCCTCGCTTGACCGAACCTGAGCGCGCCCGGGAGCGGCGCAGCCCCGAGAGGGGCAAGGAGCCGGCGGAGAGCGGCGGGGACGGCCCGTTCGGCCTGCGGAGCCTAGAGAAGGAGCGCGCCGAAGCCAGGCGGAAGGACGACGGGCGCAAGGAGGCGGGCGAGGGCAAGGAGCCCGGCCTGGCGCCGCTGGTGGTGCAGACGGACAGCGCGTCCCCCCTGGGCGCCGGACACCTGCCGGGCCTGGCTTTCTCTGGCCATCTGCACGGGCAGCAGTTCTTCGGGCCGCTGGGGGCCGGCCAGCCGCTCTTCTTGCACCCGGGACAGTTCGCCATGGGCCCCGGAGCCTTCTCCGCCATGGGCATGGGTCACCTGCTGGCCTCGGTggctggcggcggcggcagtGGTGGAGGAGGCGGGCCAGGGACCGCCACGGGGCTGGACGCAGGCGGGCTGGGTCCCGCAGCCAGCGCGGCAAGCACTGCTGCGCCCTTCCCTTTCCACCTCTCCCAGCACATGCTGGCATCTCAG GGAATCCCAATGCCCACTTTCGGAGGCCTCTTCCCCTACCCCTACACGTACATGGCAGCCGCTGCGGCCGCGGCCTCTGCTTTGCCAGCCACGAGTGCTGCGGCCGCAGCTGCGGCAGCCGCAGGCTCCCTGTCCCGGAGCCACTTTCTGGGCAGTGCCCGGCCCCGCCTGCGTTTCAGTCCCTACCAGATCCCGGTAACTATCCCGCCTAGCACTAGCCTCCTCACCACGGGGCTGGTGGCGGAGGGCTCCAAGGCTGCAGGCAGCAACAGCCGGGAGCCCAGCCCGCTGCCCGAGCTGGCTCTCCGCAAGGTTGGGGCCCCTTCCCGAGGTGCCCTGTCACCCAGCGGCTCAGCCAAAGAGGCGGCCAGTGAACTGCAGAGCATCCAGAGACTGGTGAGTGGGCTGGAGAGCCAGCGAGCCCTCTCCCCCGGCAGGGAGTCGCCCAAGTGA